In one Lolium rigidum isolate FL_2022 chromosome 3, APGP_CSIRO_Lrig_0.1, whole genome shotgun sequence genomic region, the following are encoded:
- the LOC124694616 gene encoding noroxomaritidine synthase 1-like has translation MAFSFLHELFLASSLLLLFIPLYRQFKSRSSKTNPALPTDWPVVGMLPSLIANIHDFHGYATALFAASGPGHSYEVHAPSMRFFCTCDPANVRHIFVSNFPNYPKGDEFASFFDTMGGSFFNADGESWRRQRARVQHLMASPRLLAFMAGSCCDQVERGLMPALARAASSRAPFDMQELLTRFAFDMTAMPVFGVDPGLLSVHMPPMDVPNAMDAVMEVGFFRHTVPISCWKLMRRLRIGPERKLAVAQPVLRRFVADMLQKRAHENDGAHQLDIVSSYIDDPEYVGEDGEPKDFLYATIINYMFAGRDTVGTTLAWLLYNLTKHPHVVSNIRRELAPIVASRNNKSGMAVFEPDETKPLVYLSAALFESMRLHPPGPIERKAVLADDVLPSGHEVRAGDTVLISVYSMGRMERVWGEDCAEYRPERWVTTEDGGGAALRHVPAHRFMPFNAGPRSCLGKDVSVAQMKSVVAAVVWNFDLEVVPGHVVEPKLSVVLQMKNGLVVTAARRGSDAADETTELCRGQQ, from the coding sequence ATGGCGTTCTCATTCCTACATGAGCTATTCctcgcctcctccctcctcctcctgttcATTCCCTTGTACCGCCAGTTCAAGTCCAGAAGCTCCAAGACCAACCCCGCACTCCCCACGGACTGGCCGGTGGTGGGCATGCTCCCGTCCCTCATCGCTAACATCCACGACTTCCACGGCTACGCCACCGCGCTCTTCGCCGCCTCCGGGCCGGGGCACAGCTACGAGGTGCACGCCCCCAGCATGCGCTTCTTCTGCACCTGCGACCCGGCCAACGTGCGCCACATCTTCGTCTCTAACTTCCCCAACTACCCCAAGGGCGACGAGTTCGCCTCCTTCTTCGACACCATGGGCGGCAGCTTCTTCAACGCCGACGGCGAGTCGTGGCGCCGCCAGCGCGCCAGGGTGCAGCACCTCATGGCCAGCCCGCGGCTGCTGGCGTTCATGGCAGGGTCCTGCTGCGACCAGGTGGAAAGGGGACTCATGCCGGCGCTGGCGCGCGCGGCGAGCTCCCGGGCGCCGTTCGACATGCAGGAGCTGCTCACTAGGTTCGCCTTCGACATGACGGCCATGCCGgtcttcggggtggaccccggccTTCTGTCGGTGCACATGCCGCCCATGGACGTCCCGAACGCCATGGACGCCGTCATGGAGGTCGGCTTCTTCCGGCACACCGTGCCAATCTCTTGCTGGAAGCTGATGAGGCGTCTGAGGATCGGCCCCGAGAGGAAGCTCGCCGTGGCACAGCCGGTGCTGCGCCGGTTCGTCGCGGACATGCTCCAGAAAAGGGCACACGAGAACGACGGAGCGCACCAGCTGGACATAGTTTCTTCCTACATTGACGACCCAGAGTATGTTGGCGAGGACGGGGAGCCCAAGGACTTCCTCTATGCGACGATCATCAACTACATGTTCGCCGGGCGCGACACGGTCGGCACGACGCTGGCGTGGCTCTTGTACAACCTGACGAAGCACCCGCACGTCGTGTCCAACATCAGGAGAGAACTGGCGCCCATCGTCGCCTCCCGCAACAACAAGAGCGGCATGGCGGTGTTCGAGCCGGACGAGACGAAACCCCTCGTTTACCTCTCGGCGGCGTTGTTCGAGTCAATGAGGCTGCACCCTCCAGGCCCGATCGAGCGCAAGGCGGTGCTGGCCGACGACGTGCTGCCGAGCGGGCACGAGGTGCGCGCCGGCGACACCGTGCTGATCTCGGTCTACTCCATGGGCAGGATGGAGCGCGTGTGGGGCGAGGACTGCGCGGAGTACAGACCAGAGAGGTGGGTTACGACggaagacggcggcggtgcggcgcTGCGGCATGTGCCGGCGCACAGGTTCATGCCGTTCAACGCCGGGCCGAGGTCATGCCTGGGGAAGGACGTGTCGGTGGCGCAGATGAAGAGCGTTGTCGCCGCCGTGGTGTGGAACTTCgacctggaggtggtgccagggcACGTCGTGGAGCCGAAGCTGTCCGTCGTGTTGCAGATGAAGAATGGGCTCGTGgtgacggcggcgaggagggggtCAGATGCCGCCGACGAGACGACTGAGCTGTGCCGTGGCCAGCAGTAA